The Deltaproteobacteria bacterium sequence CGCCTCCGAAGCCGCGGTGGAAATAACGAACTCCGCAATCCAGGTTCTTGGGGGCCACGGTTATTGCCGAGACTACGTCGTCGAGCGTCTCTTCAGGGATGCCCGGGGACTTACGCTCCACTTCAAGACTTCGGAATGGCTCCGTCAGGACATCGCAAAAGCCGCATTGACGTTATGAAGGATTCGGATGGTAACATTCCGGGGACTTCACTGTCTATCCAACGGGGAGGAAAGAACAGGACCGACTTGCGCCGCTGGAAGACGCGGGGGTCCTGCGGATGCGGTTGCGTCCCGCCGGGAAAGACCAGCAAGCCGAACGCCAAGGCCGAGAAGACGAAGGCGCCGAAGAAGCCCTCGAAGTGAGGCGGATGGTTCCTGGAGGGGGGCCGCAAGGATCCGGCCCCCCGTCCGGGACAGCGGTTCGTTTCAGGAAGGCAACCGTTACTTCATGCCGATTCCGAGCTGATATCCTCCGTTTCCGTCCGTGTAGGTCGCAACCATAATGTTTTTCGCCGGATTCATGAGCCCGGAGTAGGCCTGGGCCGTCATCTGGTTTGTCATTCCCCCGTCCATGCCCATTCCTCCCATGCTGATGACGCCGGACGAATTCATTGCAAATGTTCCCGGCTGCATGGAGAACGCGCCCGTCCTTCCCATCATGCCGTTGAACGTGGCCTGGCCGGTGGAATCCATGACCATCTGCCCGAAGTTCCAGTTCGTATCGTTCGGGTCCCCGGAAACAACCCCATGCTGCATCCAGTCCCCCGTAAGATCGGTCGTGTTATAGGACACCCCCGTGTCCGATCTCATCAGGACCATCAGGTCGTAATGCCCGCTTGCGTTGGTTTTCGTGAGAACCATCATATTCTTATCCTGGGACATGACCCCGTGGAAGGTGTTGTCCCCGGAGGAGGTGACGATCCCGTTCCCGCCCATGGACACAAAGAAAGAGCTTCCGACTTCGCTCATGTTGTTATTGCTGGTTTGAACGGCGGTAATGGTTGCGGTGCCGGGGGAACTCATCGTCATCGTTCCGAACGCCCATCCGGACGTCGTGTTGTCGCTGCCGGCGGTAAGCCGGTGGAAGTTCCACGTTCCGTACAGATCGCTTTGCGCGTAGGCGCCTCCCTGCTTCCGAAAGATCATCAAGGCGCTTCCGCCCGTGTTGTCCGTCCAGGTGGCCGCCATCATGGTTTTGTCTTTCGACAGGATAGCGTGGAAGGTGTTGTCGTTGTCCATCCTGACGATGCCGCTGGGGAACATCGCGAACGGAACATTGTCCATGGACGGCCAGGACATGCCGTTCCGGACCAGGGAAGTCATGGCGCCCATCCCCGTGTTATCCACGGAAAGAACGCCCTGCATCCAGCCGAACATCCCGGAGGTGGCCAGCGAGTTGAAGTCCCAGGTTCCCTGCAGGTCGCCCATGGAGAAAACCGCGCCGGAAAGAGAAGGAGGAATCGACGGGTTCTCTCCCCCCGCTATCACACCGGGAAACCCCATAGGGTTGTTCGCGGGGGCGGCACTGCCCTTGGTGAAGTCCAGGGTCACCATTCCGAGGTTAATGGTCTGGCTGTTCGCAGCGTTCGTAAGCTGAAAGACGTTCGTGGATCCCATGTAGACGGGGTAGATTCTCCCGGCATCCCCCGGCCCCTCGTTTTCCATCAAATAGAAACGGTAATTTTCCCCCGTCGGCAGGGTCATGCTGAACGTCTTCGGGGTGCCGGTGGCCGCAGCGCGTGCCGCTTCGAGATTCGTATCATCGTCGACGGCAATAACAACCGTTCCGGAAACCTGTCCCTGGATCGTGGCGGTTCCTGCGATCGCGCCGGTTGCGCCGCCATCAGCTACCGTACCGCCGCCTCCTCCGCCGCATGCGGCGAGCGTCAAGGCCATGCCCGCAATGAAAAGAAGCCCCTTGATCAATTTTTTCCCCTTCATTCCTTCCTCCCTGCAAAATGATTTTTAACGCTTTCGATTTCTCGTTGCTTCCTGTTTCTTGTTGGTTCCTGATCTATTGCTGTCCGGCGGTAGTCAGAAGCGGTATCCAACCCCCAGGAAACCGGAGTGCGATGCGCTGGATCCGAGGTCCCCGCGTCTATAGGTGAACGTGTAACTGGCCACGGAAAAAACCGACTTCGTCCAGTCGATCCCCGCCGTTATCCCCACGGCGTGACGATCCACACGTTCCCTGACCACCTCGGTCCCGAAGGCGGTGGAAAACATCGGTTGCATTCCTCCGAACCCGCCCATTCCTCCCGGCGCCAAGGGGGAGGTTCCCACGGACCGGAAGGAATCCCCCCGGGAAAATTCGTACCCAAGCTCCGTGTAGAAGGTGTGCGTCCAGTTCCGGCCAAGAAAAGCCCCCAGCGCGTGTTCCTTGAAGGAGAACGTGTCGGCATTTGCCCGGCTGTCCGCGTAGGCGTAATACTCCCCCAGGTAGAAATCGGAGGGGAGTTGTTGCTTTACCAGGAGCTTTCCTCCGAAGGCGACTGCGGACTGGTTGGAGTCCCGTACTCCTTTTGCCTGGAGAAACGGAGCTGCCGTGATGATCCAGCCGGGGCGGTAGAAATAGACCAGGCCGGGAGAAAACGTGATCGCCGCATAATCGAGATCGCTCAAACTTGCATAGGCGGCTCCTTCCCCCACCGCGGAAAACGACCAGTCCAGCCGGGTCTCTCCGTCGGGGGCACGGCCGT is a genomic window containing:
- a CDS encoding acyl-CoA/acyl-ACP dehydrogenase; protein product: MILKTDAAESLLSACADNADSAPGTAAINGFKAKLFASEAAVEITNSAIQVLGGHGYCRDYVVERLFRDARGLTLHFKTSEWLRQDIAKAALTL